A genomic window from Microbacterium sp. H1-D42 includes:
- the rplM gene encoding 50S ribosomal protein L13, giving the protein MTRTFTPKAGQIQRNWVVIDATDVVLGRLASHAAAILRGKNKPTFAPHVDTGDFVIIVNAEKVALTGQKLQKKMAYRHSGYPGGLTATSYAELLEKNPTRAVEKAVRGMLPKNTLGREQLSKLKVYAGAEHPHAAQQPTPYTLDQVAQ; this is encoded by the coding sequence GTGACGCGCACATTCACCCCGAAGGCCGGGCAGATCCAGCGTAACTGGGTCGTCATCGACGCCACTGACGTCGTTCTCGGTCGCCTCGCCTCGCACGCAGCAGCAATCCTGCGCGGCAAGAACAAGCCGACCTTCGCTCCTCACGTCGACACCGGTGACTTCGTCATCATCGTCAACGCCGAGAAGGTCGCCCTCACGGGCCAGAAGCTCCAGAAGAAGATGGCTTACCGTCACTCGGGTTACCCGGGCGGCCTGACGGCCACGTCGTACGCCGAACTGCTCGAGAAGAACCCGACTCGCGCTGTGGAGAAGGCCGTCCGCGGCATGCTCCCGAAGAACACCCTGGGTCGCGAGCAGCTGTCGAAGCTGAAGGTGTACGCCGGTGCTGAGCACCCGCACGCCGCACAGCAGCCCACGCCGTACACCCTCGACCAGGTCGCCCAGTAA
- a CDS encoding endonuclease/exonuclease/phosphatase family protein, with amino-acid sequence MRLISYNLRKHRAAGELADLVSTHDPDILCLQECDTTELADSIGGLSLIEATSGNRLGLAMYVRRNTFRVEKVRTIGLKKSLHDRVLKPAHERVLGALLTNIDTGRHVIVASFHAAPLTALNSLRRNQIRAALDELQSLGPQLPVLMVGDYNYPVFKENLGQTVREHGYMLSLSDDHTYTRYRVFRGHYDFATSVGFDISNITTLPQGTSDHRPILVTAQAA; translated from the coding sequence ATGAGGCTCATCTCGTACAACCTGCGCAAGCATCGTGCTGCCGGTGAACTGGCGGATCTGGTGAGCACACACGATCCCGACATCCTCTGTCTGCAGGAGTGCGACACGACAGAGCTCGCTGATTCCATCGGCGGGCTGTCTCTGATCGAAGCGACCAGCGGCAACCGGCTGGGGCTGGCGATGTACGTGCGCCGAAACACGTTTCGGGTCGAGAAAGTGCGCACGATCGGGCTGAAGAAGTCGCTGCACGATCGGGTGCTGAAGCCTGCCCACGAGCGCGTGCTCGGCGCGCTGTTGACGAACATCGACACAGGGCGCCACGTGATCGTGGCGTCGTTCCACGCAGCGCCTCTGACCGCGCTGAACTCGCTGCGCCGCAATCAGATCCGCGCGGCGCTCGATGAGCTGCAGTCGCTTGGTCCGCAGCTGCCGGTGCTGATGGTGGGCGACTACAACTATCCGGTCTTCAAGGAGAACCTCGGCCAGACGGTGCGCGAGCACGGGTACATGCTCTCTCTCAGCGACGATCACACCTACACGCGGTACCGCGTGTTCCGCGGGCACTACGACTTCGCGACCTCGGTCGGCTTCGACATCTCGAACATCACGACCCTTCCGCAGGGCACCAGTGATCACCGCCCGATCCTGGTGACGGCCCAGGCGGCGTAG
- the rpsI gene encoding 30S ribosomal protein S9, which translates to MADIQDTTEFPQNFTTESPEAVVVESAPRPVLSVPGAAVGRRKQAIARVRLIPGSGIITVNGRTLEDYFPNKLHQQLINDPFTALNLAGAYDVIARISGGGDSGQAGALRLGIARSLNNIDAENNRPTLKKAGFLSRDARVIERKKAGLKKARKAPQYSKR; encoded by the coding sequence GTGGCTGACATCCAGGACACCACCGAATTCCCGCAGAACTTCACGACCGAGAGCCCTGAGGCTGTCGTCGTGGAGTCCGCTCCCCGTCCCGTGCTCTCGGTTCCGGGCGCCGCTGTGGGCCGTCGCAAGCAGGCCATCGCCCGCGTGCGTCTGATCCCCGGCTCGGGCATCATCACGGTCAACGGTCGTACCCTTGAGGACTACTTCCCGAACAAGCTGCACCAGCAGCTGATCAACGACCCGTTCACGGCGCTGAACCTCGCCGGTGCGTACGACGTCATCGCCCGCATCTCGGGTGGCGGCGACTCGGGCCAGGCCGGCGCGCTGCGCCTCGGCATCGCCCGTTCGCTGAACAACATCGACGCCGAGAACAACCGCCCGACGCTGAAGAAGGCCGGCTTCCTCTCGCGTGACGCCCGCGTCATCGAGCGCAAGAAGGCCGGTCTCAAGAAGGCCCGCAAGGCTCCTCAGTACTCGAAGCGCTGA
- the glmM gene encoding phosphoglucosamine mutase, giving the protein MALFGTDGVRGLANGETLTAGLALTLAQATAVVLGQGRIAEARRATGKRLTAVVARDPRISGHFLSAAVEAGLASSGVDVLDAGTLPTPAAAFLISDIDADFGVMISASHNPAPDNGIKIFARGGVKLPDEVEQRIEESMTGPMLQPTGAEVGRVRRFADAEDRYVMHLLASLPHRLDGIHVVLDCANGAASGASPEVFRNAGAKVTVIGADPDGVNINDGVGSTHLDKLAAEVIRVGAQVGIAHDGDADRCLAVDADGNVVDGDQIMAILAVAMKSRGKLKDDTLVATVMSNLGLHVAMQQNGITVRQTAVGDRYVLEDMNANGFSLGGEQSGHVIMSEFATTGDGVLTGLHLVAEMARQKKSLAELASVMTVYPQVMINVKDVDKEAVRDHALVQEAVKAVEVELGSTGRVLLRKSGTEQLVRVMVEASDADTANAHAESLAEVVRKHLAL; this is encoded by the coding sequence ATGGCACTGTTCGGTACGGACGGCGTGCGGGGTCTCGCCAATGGCGAGACCCTCACCGCTGGACTTGCGCTCACCCTGGCCCAGGCGACTGCTGTCGTCCTGGGCCAGGGCCGTATTGCCGAGGCGCGTCGCGCCACCGGCAAGCGGCTCACCGCTGTGGTCGCTCGCGACCCGCGGATCTCCGGTCACTTCCTCAGCGCCGCTGTCGAGGCGGGTCTCGCCTCGTCGGGCGTGGATGTGCTGGATGCCGGCACTCTGCCGACCCCGGCGGCGGCCTTCCTGATCTCCGACATCGACGCCGACTTCGGCGTGATGATCTCGGCATCGCACAACCCGGCTCCCGACAACGGCATCAAGATCTTCGCCCGCGGCGGGGTCAAGCTGCCCGACGAGGTCGAGCAGCGCATCGAAGAGTCGATGACCGGTCCCATGCTGCAGCCGACAGGCGCAGAGGTGGGTCGCGTTCGTCGATTCGCGGATGCTGAGGATCGTTACGTCATGCACCTGCTGGCGTCCCTGCCGCACCGGCTCGACGGCATCCACGTGGTACTCGACTGCGCCAATGGCGCAGCATCTGGGGCATCCCCTGAGGTGTTCCGCAACGCCGGCGCGAAGGTGACCGTCATCGGCGCCGACCCCGACGGGGTCAACATCAACGACGGCGTCGGGTCGACGCACCTCGACAAGCTGGCCGCCGAGGTCATCCGCGTCGGGGCGCAGGTGGGCATCGCCCACGACGGCGACGCCGACCGCTGCCTCGCAGTGGACGCCGACGGCAACGTCGTCGACGGCGACCAGATCATGGCGATCCTCGCTGTGGCTATGAAGTCCCGCGGCAAGCTGAAGGACGACACCCTCGTCGCGACGGTGATGAGCAACCTCGGACTGCACGTCGCGATGCAGCAGAACGGCATCACCGTTCGGCAGACGGCGGTCGGCGACCGCTACGTGCTCGAGGACATGAACGCCAACGGCTTCTCGCTGGGTGGCGAGCAGTCAGGCCACGTCATCATGAGCGAGTTTGCGACGACCGGCGACGGTGTGCTCACGGGGCTGCACCTGGTCGCGGAGATGGCGCGTCAGAAGAAGTCGCTCGCAGAGCTCGCTTCGGTGATGACCGTCTACCCGCAGGTGATGATCAACGTGAAGGATGTCGACAAAGAGGCCGTGCGCGATCACGCCCTCGTGCAGGAGGCAGTCAAGGCGGTCGAGGTCGAGCTGGGCTCGACCGGACGCGTGCTGCTGCGCAAGTCGGGTACGGAGCAGCTCGTGCGCGTGATGGTCGAAGCATCGGATGCTGACACTGCGAACGCCCACGCCGAATCTCTCGCCGAGGTCGTGCGGAAGCACCTCGCGCTCTGA
- a CDS encoding O-antigen ligase family protein → MAIRRAVVAGLLREAWANLWRWSLFAVGTVLAVYFLLDRGLADGATTAIALSAVIIGVVLSPRHPMILPLMAVPSAFVTARVGIGVGDLTVSDLAIALGFVTVVLLSRRDFSPTMRAMLWLNAIYQFATLFTVIVNPFPQNTVEWFHAWLLIAGALVLGWGIGRAGLMRTALLLMIATAALIAIGTIVTAAVVFITEGFKPIYPRWPWAMHKNFAGAALSFAILIVFIKPPAARLSRRVTLPAMWLMFIALALTQSRQAIIGLIVAMMLYVMRSGAGRHKILVALLGIPGAVLIVQSVIDQFESQNRFNSTYQRLEWMREVYALWKHSPIFGHGLRYWYVHPTANFQPPQAELEVVASTGVVGLAAFGVMWIGFLIVLWKFWTKHPAFGALAFAALISRIVAAQFDLFWVAAQTSIPFLIAGICLGAQVYWRDRHPEDHGQSLGTNDGESSKIESLGQMGVAWNSVTTRTR, encoded by the coding sequence GTGGCGATTCGTCGTGCCGTGGTCGCCGGTCTTCTTCGCGAAGCCTGGGCTAACCTGTGGCGCTGGTCTTTGTTCGCCGTCGGCACCGTGCTCGCGGTGTACTTCCTGCTGGACAGGGGCCTCGCCGATGGAGCCACGACCGCAATCGCATTGTCCGCGGTCATCATCGGCGTGGTGCTCTCGCCTCGGCATCCGATGATTCTCCCGCTGATGGCCGTACCAAGCGCTTTTGTCACGGCGCGCGTCGGCATCGGCGTCGGAGACCTTACGGTCTCGGACCTCGCGATCGCCCTCGGTTTCGTCACCGTGGTGCTGCTGTCGCGTCGGGACTTCAGCCCGACGATGCGCGCGATGCTCTGGTTGAACGCCATCTACCAATTCGCGACACTCTTCACGGTCATCGTCAACCCGTTCCCGCAGAACACCGTCGAATGGTTCCATGCGTGGCTGCTCATCGCCGGCGCACTGGTGCTCGGCTGGGGAATCGGTCGGGCCGGTCTGATGCGAACGGCGTTGCTGCTGATGATCGCCACCGCTGCGCTGATCGCGATCGGCACGATTGTGACGGCCGCGGTGGTGTTCATCACCGAAGGCTTCAAACCGATCTATCCGCGGTGGCCCTGGGCGATGCACAAGAACTTCGCAGGGGCTGCACTGTCATTCGCGATCCTCATCGTGTTCATCAAACCGCCCGCTGCGCGACTCTCGCGTCGCGTGACGCTGCCCGCAATGTGGCTGATGTTCATCGCTCTCGCCCTGACTCAGTCGCGGCAGGCCATCATCGGGCTCATCGTCGCCATGATGCTGTACGTGATGCGTTCCGGTGCGGGACGGCACAAGATCCTGGTTGCGCTGCTCGGCATCCCTGGCGCCGTGCTGATCGTGCAGAGCGTGATCGACCAGTTCGAGTCGCAGAACAGGTTCAACTCCACCTACCAGCGGCTCGAATGGATGCGGGAGGTGTACGCGCTGTGGAAGCACTCGCCGATCTTCGGGCATGGGCTGCGCTACTGGTACGTGCATCCGACTGCGAACTTCCAGCCACCTCAGGCCGAATTGGAAGTCGTCGCCTCCACGGGGGTGGTCGGCCTCGCGGCCTTCGGCGTGATGTGGATCGGGTTCCTGATCGTGCTGTGGAAGTTCTGGACCAAGCATCCGGCCTTCGGCGCATTGGCCTTCGCCGCTCTGATCTCACGCATCGTCGCTGCGCAGTTCGATCTGTTCTGGGTCGCTGCTCAGACCTCGATCCCATTCCTCATAGCCGGGATATGCCTGGGCGCACAGGTGTACTGGCGAGATCGGCATCCGGAGGATCATGGGCAATCTCTCGGCACCAATGACGGCGAGTCTTCTAAGATCGAGAGTCTGGGACAAATGGGGGTGGCATGGAACTCCGTGACTACGCGAACGCGCTGA